In Funiculus sociatus GB2-C1, a genomic segment contains:
- a CDS encoding response regulator, with amino-acid sequence MQTLPVYSGLTKLERQIVAINQKQATGELIVGYKTPQWRLCFFLGQLVYAVGETHRVRRWQRALKRHCPDWKVENDQLATTQLWECQLLHQGMAQGHLSAAQVKAVMCESTQEVLFSMIRQPSLSGCWRDREYQEPRLPFYLTLCFLEIQHLIQQSQHLYQQWQGLGVSYLDPEMAPVLKQSPSDVTQCSVDTFLNLTALFNGRYTIWDLALKMKQPLTRVGRLLHHFYQQGVVELQTVPDFPPPLAPSYLIDGIRKSESTIACVDDSPMVGEYLKEILIPAGYRVVYIQDPIQGVATLAKHKPDLIFLDLVMPKTDGYNVCSFLRNSSAFRQTPVVILTSSDGLINRVRSKFVGANDFLTKPFESKQVLQVLKKHLSKKTPKS; translated from the coding sequence ATGCAGACATTGCCGGTATATTCAGGATTGACAAAGCTAGAGCGGCAGATCGTTGCTATCAACCAGAAGCAAGCTACCGGAGAGTTGATTGTCGGTTACAAGACTCCTCAATGGCGACTTTGCTTTTTCCTCGGTCAATTAGTTTATGCCGTTGGGGAAACTCATCGAGTCCGACGTTGGCAACGAGCTTTGAAACGCCACTGTCCGGATTGGAAAGTTGAAAACGACCAACTAGCTACCACCCAACTTTGGGAATGCCAATTGCTGCATCAAGGGATGGCTCAAGGTCACTTAAGTGCGGCTCAAGTTAAAGCAGTGATGTGTGAGAGTACGCAAGAAGTCTTGTTCTCCATGATCCGCCAGCCGAGTTTATCAGGGTGTTGGCGCGATCGCGAATACCAAGAGCCGCGACTTCCTTTTTACCTCACCTTGTGTTTCTTGGAAATTCAGCACCTTATCCAGCAAAGCCAACACCTTTATCAGCAATGGCAAGGTTTGGGAGTCAGCTATCTCGATCCAGAGATGGCACCCGTCCTTAAGCAGTCTCCATCTGATGTGACCCAATGTTCTGTAGATACTTTTCTTAATTTAACTGCCTTATTCAATGGTCGATACACCATTTGGGATCTAGCTTTGAAGATGAAGCAACCGCTTACCAGAGTAGGTCGTCTGTTGCATCATTTCTACCAACAAGGGGTAGTGGAACTGCAAACAGTGCCAGATTTTCCTCCCCCCTTAGCACCCAGTTATCTAATTGATGGCATTAGGAAAAGTGAGTCCACGATCGCTTGTGTAGACGACTCTCCTATGGTGGGAGAATATTTAAAAGAGATTCTTATCCCTGCTGGCTACCGAGTAGTGTACATTCAAGATCCCATTCAAGGGGTTGCTACCCTCGCCAAACACAAACCAGACCTGATTTTTTTGGATTTAGTGATGCCAAAAACTGACGGTTATAATGTTTGTAGTTTTCTGCGGAACAGTTCTGCTTTTCGTCAGACTCCTGTAGTTATTCTCACCAGTTCCGATGGTTTGATTAACCGGGTGCGCTCAAAATTTGTCGGTGCGAATGATTTTTTAACGAAACCTTTTGAAAGCAAGCAAGTTCTGCAAGTCCTCAAAAAGCATCTGTCAAAGAAAACTCCTAAGTCGTGA
- a CDS encoding phasin family protein, which yields MPGFGDIVKKAFYLGVGLAASAGEQAGETLGGLRSQAQKLADEMVAKGEMTTDEARRFVDDMMKQAQQPIVEENPNGSNPGEPRRIEILTEDEEPKAAETKDVDTMRQQVQALQDELRRLRRD from the coding sequence ATGCCTGGTTTTGGAGATATTGTTAAAAAAGCGTTCTACCTGGGAGTAGGTTTAGCTGCCTCAGCGGGTGAGCAAGCCGGAGAGACATTAGGGGGCTTGCGATCGCAAGCGCAAAAGTTGGCAGACGAAATGGTGGCAAAGGGCGAGATGACAACAGACGAAGCCCGTCGTTTTGTCGATGATATGATGAAACAAGCCCAGCAGCCAATCGTTGAGGAAAACCCCAACGGCAGCAACCCTGGAGAGCCGCGCCGGATTGAAATTCTCACAGAGGATGAAGAGCCAAAAGCCGCGGAAACTAAGGACGTAGATACTATGCGCCAACAGGTGCAAGCACTACAGGATGAACTGCGGCGGCTGAGGCGCGATTAG
- a CDS encoding YciI family protein: protein MPWFVKIEEGIVDKPTFDKSVPAHKAYIQDLIAKGHQARSGYWIQKRGGMMLFEASSMEEAQAIVAQDPLVQNGCVKYELYEWRVVVQ, encoded by the coding sequence ATGCCCTGGTTTGTAAAGATTGAAGAAGGCATAGTAGACAAACCAACCTTTGATAAATCTGTACCAGCGCACAAAGCCTATATTCAGGATTTGATTGCCAAAGGGCACCAAGCACGTAGCGGTTACTGGATACAGAAACGAGGTGGCATGATGCTATTTGAAGCATCCTCAATGGAAGAAGCGCAAGCCATTGTAGCTCAAGATCCACTGGTGCAAAACGGCTGTGTCAAGTACGAACTCTATGAATGGCGAGTGGTTGTGCAATAA
- a CDS encoding 2'-5' RNA ligase family protein, whose amino-acid sequence MDKTKNRFFVALLPPQEIQDYVTEIKQHFASVYASSGALKSPPHITLQPPFEWSVEALPFLEESLKTFALRHSPIPIILSGFGAFPPRVIYINVIKTPELIALQADLRAYLEENLGIADLSQKRPFAPHMTIAFRDLTRQNFYGGWRKFQSQTLDFKFTLSHLTLLIYTGQRWNIQSSLPFLSA is encoded by the coding sequence TTGGACAAAACAAAAAACCGCTTTTTTGTCGCTCTCTTGCCGCCGCAGGAGATTCAGGACTACGTTACTGAAATTAAGCAGCACTTTGCTAGCGTCTATGCAAGCAGTGGCGCACTAAAGTCTCCCCCGCATATTACTCTGCAACCACCTTTTGAATGGTCGGTGGAGGCGCTGCCATTTTTGGAAGAGTCCTTGAAGACGTTTGCCCTTCGTCACTCACCGATTCCCATTATCCTATCAGGGTTTGGAGCCTTTCCACCCCGCGTTATCTATATCAATGTCATCAAAACGCCAGAACTTATAGCTTTACAAGCCGATTTAAGGGCTTATTTGGAGGAAAACTTGGGAATTGCAGATTTATCCCAGAAGCGTCCTTTTGCTCCTCACATGACTATAGCCTTTAGAGACTTGACGCGGCAAAACTTTTATGGTGGGTGGAGAAAATTTCAGTCCCAAACTTTGGATTTTAAGTTCACGCTTTCCCATCTTACGCTGCTGATTTATACAGGTCAGCGTTGGAATATTCAATCTTCGTTACCTTTTTTGAGTGCCTGA
- the queF gene encoding preQ(1) synthase — protein MSKSPIQQQPSPETPPEMKYGEREIAEGQLITFPNPRVGRRYDIHITLPEFTCKCPFSGYPDFATIHVSYVPNERVVELKAIKLYINSYRDRYISHEESVNQILDDFVAACDPLEVTIKGDFTPRGNVHTVIEVRHQK, from the coding sequence ATGAGTAAATCGCCAATTCAACAACAACCATCGCCTGAGACACCGCCAGAAATGAAATATGGCGAACGAGAGATTGCCGAGGGACAATTAATTACGTTCCCCAATCCGCGAGTCGGACGCCGCTACGACATTCACATCACATTGCCAGAGTTTACCTGTAAGTGTCCTTTTTCTGGGTATCCTGACTTTGCCACCATCCACGTTAGTTATGTACCTAATGAGCGGGTGGTAGAACTGAAGGCGATCAAACTGTATATAAATAGTTACCGCGATCGCTACATCTCCCACGAAGAATCCGTCAATCAAATTCTCGATGACTTTGTAGCCGCCTGCGATCCCCTAGAAGTAACGATCAAAGGCGATTTTACTCCCCGTGGCAATGTCCACACGGTTATCGAAGTCCGTCACCAGAAATAA